One window of the Acinonyx jubatus isolate Ajub_Pintada_27869175 chromosome A2, VMU_Ajub_asm_v1.0, whole genome shotgun sequence genome contains the following:
- the LOC106986540 gene encoding olfactory receptor 9A4-like: MMNNLSGATEFCLLGFPGSQELHHTLFAIFFFFYSATLMGNTVIIVIVCVDKRLRSPMYFFLGHLSALEILVTTIIVPVMLWGLMLPGMQTISLAACVTQLFLYLAVGTTEFALLGAMAVDRYVAVCNPLRYNIIMNSHTCIWVVIVSWVFGFLSEIWPVYATFQFTFCKSNLLDHFFCDRGQLLKLSCGDTLFTEFVLFLMAVVIIIGSLAPTIVSYTYIISTILKIPTASGRRKAFSTCASHFIFVVIGYGSCLFLFVKPKQTQAAEYNKIVSLFISVVTPFLNPFIFTLRNDKVKEALRDGMKRCCRLVKD; this comes from the coding sequence ATGATGAACAATCTCTCTGGTGCCACTGAGTTCTGCCTTCTAGGCTTTCCCGGGTCCCAAGAACTACACCACACTCTTTTTgccatattctttttcttctactcaGCAACGTTAATGGGAAACACAGTCATCATCGTGATTGTCTGTGTGGATAAACGTCTGCGGTCCCCTATGTATTTCTTCCTTGGTCATCTCTCTGCCTTGGAGATATTGGTTACAACTATTATCGTGCCTGTGATGCTTTGGGGATTGATGCTCCCTGGGATGCAGACAATATCTCTGGCTGCATGTGTCACCCAGCTCTTCCTGTACCTTGCTGTGGGGACCACAGAGTTCGCATTACTGGGAGCGATGGCTGTGGATCGTTACGTGGCTGTCTGTAACCCTTTGAGGTACAACATCATTATGAACAGCCACACCTGCATCTGGGTGGTCATTGTGTCATGGGTGTTTGGGTTCCTCTCTGAAATATGGCCAGTCTATGCCACATTTCAGTTTACCTTCTGCAAGTCAAATCTGTTAGACCATTTTTTCTGTGACCGAGGGCAACTGCTCAAACTATCCTGTGGTGACACTCTTTTCACAGAGTTTGTTCTCTTCTTAATGGCTGTTGTCATTATCATTGGTTCGCTGGCCCCAACAATAGTCTCCTACACCTACATCATCTCTACCATCCTCAAGATCCCCACAGCCTCAGGCCGGAGGAAAGCCTTCTCTACGTGTGCCTCTCACTTCATCTTTGTTGTGATTGGCTATGGAAGCTGCTTGTTCCTGTTTGTAAAACCTAAGCAAACACAGGCTGCTGAGTACAACAAGATAGTTTCCCTGTTTATTTCTGTGGTAACCCCTTTCCTGAACCCTTTCATCTTCACCCTGAGGAATGACAAAGTCAAAGAGGCCCTTCGGGATGGTATGAAACGCTGCTGTCGACTGGTCAAGGATTGA